A DNA window from Chryseobacterium sp. MEBOG06 contains the following coding sequences:
- a CDS encoding alkaline phosphatase PhoX, producing MKKKLLTIGTLALLACSGIQAQTLLFDKGALWSYKDNNQAQPTGWNAKTYDVSTWTVGNGPLGYGDPVTTTINSGLTTAYFAKDFTVDLSALSDTMELGVMRDDGIIVYLNGEEVVRDNMPAGIVTFNTFSSTTIDGAAENVYNIFSIPKSKFVNGVNRISVELHNRSATSSDLRIDAYLKTTANTTNPVACNGTHISCFTSIVPTAQTDKLIIPSEHKYQLILKEGDSYTEGGGLVGGQNDFTAYVPKTGSSTNGYLSVNHETNPGGVTMAEINYNASTKLWQLTKSRAVSFSDPSLVQTIRNCSGGITPWGTVVTAEESVTSNDLNADGYKDYGWLVEIDPATAQVISKNPNGSKGKLWQMGIMNHENVVINNAGTIAYYGEDGGTHMVYKYIMDTPNDLSSGNLYVLKLDQGLTAAGDPAGTTATWIQVPNKTKADQNNTASLALSLGGTKFNGVEDVDISPLDGRIYFTAKGLDRVYRLQDNGMTASQVETFVGGSSTVYSFNTAQGMKSEVWADGNDNLTFDELGNLWVLQDGGKNYIWVIAPDHTQADPKVRLFASMPAGAEPTGLTFTPDHKFGFFSVQHPDSTISTDVDATGNTINYKGKSATVVIALKNNLGIEGSLGTIENNTAENTVTVAPNPTSGIVKINSGKGLKDISVTAYSMDGKIVYTKKFNGTSKALDLDFTQQLEGSRVLILNIEAEGGFQKTVKLLKK from the coding sequence GCTCGGGTATTCAGGCTCAGACCTTATTATTTGATAAGGGAGCATTATGGAGCTACAAAGACAATAATCAGGCTCAGCCCACAGGATGGAATGCTAAGACCTATGATGTTTCAACATGGACAGTTGGCAATGGCCCGCTAGGTTACGGGGATCCTGTAACAACAACAATTAACTCCGGGCTTACTACTGCTTATTTTGCTAAGGATTTTACCGTTGACCTTTCTGCGCTTTCTGATACTATGGAACTTGGTGTGATGAGAGATGATGGTATTATTGTATACCTTAACGGTGAAGAAGTGGTAAGAGACAATATGCCGGCGGGTATTGTTACATTCAATACTTTCTCTAGTACAACCATTGATGGGGCTGCAGAAAATGTATACAATATTTTTTCTATTCCAAAATCAAAATTTGTAAACGGTGTCAACAGAATCTCTGTTGAATTACATAACAGAAGTGCAACCAGTTCAGACCTTAGAATTGATGCTTATCTTAAGACAACTGCAAATACTACAAACCCTGTAGCTTGTAACGGAACACATATCAGCTGTTTTACGTCTATCGTTCCTACAGCACAAACGGATAAACTGATCATTCCTTCGGAGCATAAATATCAGCTTATCTTAAAAGAGGGCGACAGCTATACCGAAGGTGGAGGATTAGTAGGAGGTCAGAATGACTTTACAGCCTATGTACCAAAAACAGGAAGCAGTACAAACGGATATCTTTCCGTAAACCATGAAACAAATCCTGGAGGAGTTACAATGGCAGAGATCAATTACAATGCTTCTACCAAACTTTGGCAGCTAACCAAATCCAGAGCTGTAAGCTTCTCAGATCCCAGTCTGGTACAGACGATCAGAAACTGTTCAGGAGGAATTACACCTTGGGGAACAGTGGTTACCGCAGAAGAATCTGTTACTTCCAATGATCTGAATGCAGATGGATACAAAGATTACGGCTGGTTGGTAGAGATTGATCCCGCCACAGCTCAGGTCATCTCTAAAAACCCGAACGGTTCCAAAGGAAAACTTTGGCAGATGGGAATTATGAACCATGAGAATGTAGTGATCAACAATGCAGGAACTATTGCATATTATGGAGAAGACGGAGGAACTCACATGGTGTATAAATATATTATGGATACTCCAAACGATCTTTCTTCAGGAAATCTATATGTATTAAAATTAGACCAGGGATTAACGGCAGCAGGAGATCCGGCAGGAACTACAGCAACATGGATTCAGGTGCCGAATAAAACAAAGGCAGATCAAAATAATACAGCATCATTAGCTTTGTCATTAGGAGGTACTAAATTTAATGGAGTAGAAGATGTAGACATCAGCCCATTGGATGGCAGAATTTATTTTACAGCAAAAGGATTAGACAGAGTGTACCGTTTACAGGATAACGGAATGACGGCTTCACAGGTAGAGACTTTCGTAGGAGGAAGTTCTACAGTATATTCTTTCAATACAGCTCAGGGAATGAAATCCGAAGTATGGGCAGATGGTAATGATAACCTTACTTTTGACGAGCTTGGAAACCTTTGGGTTCTTCAGGATGGTGGTAAGAACTATATTTGGGTAATTGCACCGGATCATACTCAGGCTGATCCGAAAGTAAGACTATTTGCTTCTATGCCGGCAGGAGCAGAGCCTACAGGTCTTACATTTACTCCGGATCATAAATTTGGTTTCTTCTCAGTTCAGCACCCGGATTCAACCATTTCTACAGACGTAGATGCAACGGGGAATACAATCAACTATAAAGGAAAATCAGCAACTGTTGTTATTGCTCTTAAGAATAACTTAGGTATCGAAGGATCTTTAGGAACAATCGAAAACAATACAGCAGAAAATACAGTAACTGTCGCTCCAAACCCTACTTCAGGGATCGTGAAAATCAATTCAGGAAAAGGACTGAAAGATATTTCAGTAACAGCTTACAGTATGGATGGCAAAATTGTTTACACGAAGAAATTCAATGGTACAAGCAAAGCTTTGGACCTGGACTTTACGCAGCAGTTGGAAGGATCTCGTGTTTTAATTTTAAATATTGAAGCAGAAGGAGGTTTCCAGAAGACCGTAAAACTTTTAAAGAAGTAA